One genomic segment of Triplophysa rosa linkage group LG22, Trosa_1v2, whole genome shotgun sequence includes these proteins:
- the nipblb gene encoding nipped-B-like protein B isoform X2 produces the protein MNGDMPHVPITTLAGIASLTDLLNQLPLPSPLPATTTKSLLYNGRIAEEVNCLLSHRDDALVSQLAHSLNQVSTEHIELKDNLGSDDPEGDVPLLLQTVLSRNPNIFREKSTPTRYGVQGGLMQQPMIPSYKMPQNSMHGSPASNYQQTTISPSPPRFVQSQTGSGTRYMPQQNSPVPSPYAPQSPTGYIQYNHPPSYSQHQQIQQVSVSSPVVPSGMRNIHDNKVSAQVSGTSNHNSRHCSTDEYIIVQRLGNDESDPALRNTSFPIRSVCSPAGSEGTPKVGSRPPLILQSPPPYTSPRDAAPDLLLDSPERKKKQKKLIKEEGGKGAMYDIVSSPTKDSTKLTIKLSRVKSAETEQTAVPLTAVEHSSDAENELSCGNVPFQRNSQERLAVGQCLPAEQSGYQQVPVLQNTGALAAKQPGVGSGTPYDEAELDALAEIERIERESAIERERCSKEVQDKDKPLKKRKQDSYPQEPGAGGTAGASGTPGVGGGCNAGNKLVPQEACAASNGASRPALMVSIDLQQAGRVEGPLDSCPVPATEAQRLPEDGSESTGVLRLKSKTDGEVQRPVDGRPEVIKTPQKTTSEGRPETPKHKHDNRREISNKTSSEKRLDLSKHRHDGKPDKVRTEGRSHESSRKHDGRLEATQESKEERHRDRDRDNEGSKIRRPDTSKSSSRVEHSREKERERDRDKEQEKEREMDREKEREMDRDKEQVKEQEMDRDKERVKDRDRERVMDRDKERVKDRDKERVMDRDKERVMDRDKERVKDRDKERVKDRDKERVKDRDKERERERDKDRERNRDKERDRDKDRERKHKNIESTEHRDKRSPEQRSRPDSPRVKQEPRRGAESKIKSEKPVLKTPNNKDEKRGGDIKNRMDGHKPPSSETKMVEFPNYLLGGKSSALKNFVIPKLKRDKDGKVMSDVQRSIECFPEPRVKLEKLNLVEDLNRGAKPVVVLKKLSIDEVQRIITNSRRANKSKAYSKSFSEMDSSLPLCERVKVNKRRRSANNDKPKYAEVSSNEDSGSEEFTPKRSKRDRDRTWENEEKDRRGSGDHKRSGGLHDSRRSSGNRHRDRSPEDSDEDTPPPSLSDLARKLKKKEKLKKRKNYEPKLTQDEMMDSSTFKRFSTSVDNILENLEDVDLTSLDDDEIPQELLLGKHQLSELSSESAKIKAMGIMHKIPSDKLVKVQSILEKNIQDGAKLSTLMNHGNDRDDEERLWRDLIMERVTKSADACLTALNIMNSVRMPKAVYIEDVIERILQYTKFHLQNTLYPQYDPVYRVDPHGGGMLSSKAKRAKCSTHKQRVTVMLYNKVCDVISNISELLEIQLMTDTTILQVSSLGITPFFVENVSELQLCAIKLVTAVFSRYEKHRQLILEEIFTSLARLPTSKRNLRNFRLNSSDMDGEPMYIQMVTALVLQLIQCVVHLPNEKDSDDESDRKFDKDVLITNFYETAMRTAQNFLSVFLKKCGSKQGEDDYRPLFVNFVQDLLSTVNKPDWPAAELLLSLLGRLLVHQFSNKQTEMALRVASLDYLGTVAARLRKDAVTSKMDQRSIDRILGESSGSDEIQQLQKALLSYLEENMETDPSLVFARKFYIAQWFRDTSMETEKAMKSQRDDDSSDGQHHAKDIESTSEIMQKAEGRKKFLRSVVKTAPSKFSSLRNSDTVDYEDSCLIVRYLASMRPFAQSFDIYLTQILRVLGESAIAVRTKAMKCLSEVVAVDPSILARLDMQRGVHGRLMDNSTSVREAAVELLGRFVLSRPQLTEQYYDMLIERILDTGISVRKRVIKILRDICLEQPTFNKITEMCVKMIRRVNDEEGIKKLVNETFQKLWFTPTPNHDKEAMTRKILNITDVVAACRDSGYDWFEQLLQNLLKTEEDASYKPARKACVQLVDSLVEHIIKYEESLADGDNKGLASNRLVACITTLYLFSKIRPQLMVKHAMTMQPYLTTKCNTQSDFMVICNVAKILELVVPLMDHPSETFLTTIEEDLMKLIIKYGMTVVQHCVSCLGAVVNKVTHNFKFVWACFNRYYGALNKLKLQHQEDPNSSVLVSNKPALLRSLFTVGALCRHFDFDQEEFKGSNKVVIKDKVMELLLYFTKNEDEEVQTKAIIGLGFLFIQHPELMFSPDIKNLYNTLMADRKTSVNLKIQVLKNLQMYLQEEDSRMQEADREWKKMAKQEDLKEMGDISSGMSSSIMQLYLKQVLECFFHTQSSVRHFALNVIALTLNQGLVHPVQCVPYLIAMGTDSEPTMRNKADLQLVEIDKKYNGFIHMKAVAGLKMSYQVQQAILGSQKTVVRGFRQDETSGALCSHLYTMVRGNRQHRRAFLISLLNLFDDSSKSDVNMLLFVADNLATFPYQSQEEPLFIMHHVDITLSVSGSNLMQTFKESLLKEPRQREKKKKKKKKKKRGKRCGSEEDEDESSRASTSDSDSSDDDVIRRPKKPKLAGPVDSDFDSDLEDVDKVMQRLPDNPNPLLDFASASQGILLLLMLKQHLKNLYGFSDSKIQKYSPTESAKVYDKAVNRKANVHFNPRQTLDYLTNNLSNADLTYDAKRRIVRQYLDFKVLMEHLDPDEEEEEGEASASSHARTKAITALLGGSSPKNHAADSYDDDSDADEKTPGSSRRSRKGGDSAEASGHMNKTVEAMDVIAIYCPKYKDRPQIARVIQKTSTGYSVHWMAGSYSGTWAKAKKRDGRKQVPWVDTIKESDIIYKKIALTSAHKLTNKMVHTLRSLYAAKEGTSS, from the exons TGTCTGTATCCAGTCCTGTAGTTCCTAGTGGAATGAGAAACATTCATGACAACAAGGTCTCTGCGCAAGTGTCCGGTACCTCCAATCATAACTCAAGGCATTGCTCCACTGATGAGTACATCATCGTCCAGAGGCTTGGAAATGAT GAGAGTGACCCAGCTTTGAGAAACACATCCTTTCCTATTCGTTCTGTCTGCTCTCCTGCTGGAAGTGAAGGAACTCCGAAAG TCGGTTCTCGGCCGCCCCTGATTCTTCAGTCTCCTCCACCCTACACCTCCCCAAGAGATGCTGCTCCCGACCTCCTCTTGGACTCCCCCGAACGtaaaaagaagcaaaaaaaaCTCATAAAAGAGGAGGGAGGTAAAGGTGCCATGTATGATATTGTCAGCTCCCCCACAAAAGACTCAACCAAGCTTACGATAAAGTTGTCTCGTGTGAAGTCTGCCGAAACGGAGCAGACAGCAGTGCCGTTGACAGCCGTAGAGCACAGCTCGGATGCCGAAAACGAGCTGTCGTGCGGTAACGTACCGTTCCAGCGGAACTCGCAGGAGCGGCTGGCTGTGGGCCAGTGTCTCCCGGCGGAGCAGTCGGGCTACCAGCAGGTTCCTGTACTACAAAACACGGGGGCACTTGCAGCCAAGCAACCCGGGGTAGGTAGTGGAACCCCCTACGACGAGGCAGAGTTGGATGCTCTGGCAGAGATAGAAAGGATCGAGAGGGAATCCGCTATCGAACGAGAACGGTGTTCCAAAGAAGTTCAAGATAAAG ACAAACCTCTGAAGAAGAGAAAACAAGACTCATACCCTCAGGAACCAGGGGCTGGGGGCACCGCAGGCGCTTCAGGCACACCTGGGGTGGGAGGTGGTTGTAATGCTGGAAACAAACTGGTACCTCAAGAGGCTTGTGCTGCTAGCAATGGAGCCAGCCGGCCTGCCCTGATGGTCAGTATCGACCTGCAGCAAGCCGGCAGGGTGGAAGGGCCGCTAGACTCCTGTCCCGTTCCTGCAACAGAGGCTCAACGTCTGCCGGAGGACGGCTCGGAATCCACCGGGGTCTTGCGGCTCAAATCCAAGACAGATGGAGAGGTGCAGCGGCCGGTAGATGGCCGACCCGAGGTCATCAAAACACCACAGAAAACCACGTCAGAAGGGCGGCCGGAGACTCCCAAACACAAGCACGACAACCGCAGGGAGATCTCCAACAAAACAAGTTCGGAAAAGAGATTGGATCTTTCCAAGCACAGACATGACGGGAAGCCTGACAAAGTAAGAACTGAGGGAAGAAGTCACGAAAGCTCACGCAAACACGATGGGCGATTGGAGGCGACTCAAGAGAGTAAAGAGGAGCGGCACAGAGATCGGGACAGGGACAATGAAGGCTCTAAAATTCGCAGACCAGACACGTCTAAATCATCCAGCCGGGTGGAGCACAGTCGAGAGAAGGAACGGGAGAGGGATCGGGACAAAGAGCAGGAGAAGGAACGGGAGATGGATCGGGAGAAGGAACGGGAGATGGATCGGGACAAGGAACAGGTGAAGGAACAGGAGATGGATCGGGATAAGGAACGGGTGAAGGATCGGGACAGGGAACGGGTGATGGATCGGGACAAGGAACGGGTGAAAGATCGTGACAAGGAACGGGTGATGGATCGGGACAAGGAACGGGTGATGGATCGGGACAAGGAACGAGTGAAAGATCGGGACAAGGAACGAGTGAAAGATCGGGACAAGGAACGGGTGAAGGATCGGGACAAGGAacgagagagggaaagagacaAAGACCGAGAGAGGAATCGGGACAAAGAACGAGACAGGGACAAGGATCGAGAaaggaaacacaaaaacatagaATCAACAGAGCACAGGGACAAACGGTCTCCTGAGCAGCGCTCGCGACCCGACAGTCCTCGAGTGAAGCAGGAACCCCGCAGAGGAGCAGAATCCAAAATAAAATCTGAGAAGCCAGTTCTCAAAACTCCCAACAACAAAGACGAGAAGCGTGGCGGCGACATCAAGAACCGGATGGACGGACACAAACCACCGTCCTCAGAAACCAAAATGGTGGAATTTCCCAACTACCTGCTGGGAGGCAAATCAAGTGCATTAaagaactttgtcattcctAAATTGAAACGAGACAAAGATGGGAAAGTGATGTCGGATGTGCAGCGGTCCATAGAGTGTTTTCCAGAGCCACGTGTGAAACTGGAGAAACTGAACCTAGTAGAAGACCTAAATAGGGGCGCTAAACCTGTTGTAGTTCTAAAGAAACTTTCCATCGATGAGGTCCAGAGGATTATCACTAATTCACGCAGAGCAAACAAGAGCAAGGCTTACAGTAAATCATTCTCAG AAATGGACTCCAGTTTGCCATTGTGTGAAAGAGTAAAGGTGAATAAACGCAGACGCAGCGCCAACAACGACAAGCCTAAGTATGCGGAGGTCAGCTCAAATGAAGACAGCGGTTCTGAAGAGT TCACCCCAAAGCGTTCAAAAAGAGACAGGGACAGAACGTGGGAGAATGAAGAAAAGGACCGAAGGGGTTCTGGAGATCACAAGCGGAGCGGAGGTCTCCACGACAGTCGGAGAAGCTCAGGCAATCGACACAGAGACCGGAGCCCAGAGGACTCTGACGAGGACACGCCCCCACCCAGCTTAAGTGACC TTGCCAGGAAGTTgaagaaaaaggaaaaactgaaaaagagaaaaaactaCGAGCCCAAACTGACTCAGGACG AAATGATGGACTCATCCACATTCAAGAGGTTTTCCACCAGTGTTGACAATATTCTTGAAAACCTTGAAGATGTTGACTTGACATCATTAG ATGATGATGAGATCCCTCAGGAGTTACTGCTCGGAAAACACCAGCTCTCAGAATTAAGTAGCGAATCTGCCAAAATAAAGGCCATGGGCATCATGCATAAG attcCATCTGATAAGTTAGTGAAGGTCCAAAGTATTTTAGAGAAAAACATTCAGGATGGTGCAAAGCTCTCCACCCTCATGAATCAC GGCAACGACAGGGATGATGAGGAACGACTGTGGCGTGACCTCATCATGGAACGAGTCACCAAATCTGCTGACGCTTGTCTGACGGCTCTTAACATCATGAACTCAGTGCGGATGCCGAAGGCCGTGTACATCGAGGATGTTATCGAGAGGATTTTACAGTACACAAAGTTCCATCTGCAGAACACGTTGTATCCGCAGTACGACCCCGTCTACAGGGTGGACCCTCATGGAG GAGGAATGCTCAGCTCGAAAGCCAAGCGAGCGAAGTGCTCAACGCACAAGCAGAGAGTTACCGTCATGCTTTAcaataaagtatgtgacgttaTCAGCAACATTTCTGAACTGCTGGAGATTCAGTTGATGACGGACACGACCATCCTTCAG GTATCATCGCTGGGCATCACACCTTTTTTTGTTGAGAACGTGAGCGAGCTGCAGCTTTGTGCCATTAAGCTGGTGACGGCT GTGTTCTCTAGATATGAAAAACACAGGCAGCTGATCCTAGAAGAGATCTTCACCTCTCTCGCCCGACTGCCAACCAGCAAGAGAAACTTAAGAAACTTCAG ACTGAACAGCAGTGATATGGATGGGGAGCCCATGTACATTCAGAtggtgacagccctagttctaCAGCTCATTCAGTGTGTGGTCCATCTGCCTAATGAGAAAGATTCAGATGATGAAAGTGACAGGAAG TTTGATAAGGATGTACTAATCACAAACTTCTATGAGACCGCAATGAGAACAGCACAAAACTTCCTCTCCGTTTTTCTCAAAAA gtgcGGTAGTAAGCAGGGCGAAGATGACTACAGGCCGCTGTTTGTAAACTTTGTTCAGGATCTTCTGTCCACAGTGAATAAACCCGATTGGCCCGCTGCAGAGCTGCTACTGAGCCTTCTGGGAAGGCTACTG GTTCACCAGTTTAGTAATAAGCAAACCGAGATGGCTTTGAGGGTGGCTTCTTTGGATTATCTGGGCACCGTGGCCGCACGTCTTCGTAAAGATGCAGTGACCAGCAAAATGGACCAGCGCTCCATCGACCGCATCCTAGGAGAG AGTTCTGGCAGCGATGAGATTCAGCAGCTACAGAAGGCTCTGTTGAGTTACCTGGAGGAGAACATGGAGACCGATCCATCTCTTGTG TTTGCTCGCAAGTTCTACATCGCACAGTGGTTCAGGGACACCAGCATGGAAACGGAGAAAGCTATGAAATCTCAAAGAGACGATGACTCGTCCGACGGGCAGCATCATGCCAAAGACATCGAGTCTACTAGTGAGATCATGCAGAAAGCCGAAGGGCGCAAGAAGTTCCTCCGGTCTGTTGTCAAGACCGCACCATCAAAGTTTAGCTCACTGAG AAACTCGGATACTGTGGACTATGAGGACTCGTGTCTTATCGTGCGATATCTGGCCTCTATGAGGCCCTTTGCACAGAGCTTTGATATTTATCTCACACAG ATCTTGAGAGTCCTCGGTGAAAGTGCCATCGCAGTGAGAACAAAAGCGATGAAATGTCTTTCTGAAGTCGTTGCGGTGGACCCCAGCATTCTGGCCCGG TTGGACATGCAGCGAGGAGTTCACGGGCGATTGATGGATAACTCCACCAGTGTGAGAGAGGCAGCAGTGGAGCTGTTGGGCCGGTTTGTACTGAGCCGACCGCAGCTAACCGAACAGTATTATGACATGTTGATCGAGCGGATCCTG GACACAGGCATCAGTGTGAGGAAGAGGGTTATTAAAATTCTGCGAGACATCTGTCTGGAGCAGCCCACCTTCAACAAGATCACTGAAATGTGTGTCAAGATGATCAGAAGAGTCAATGATGAGGAAGGCATCAAG AAATTGGTGAACGAGACGTTTCAGAAGCTGTGGTTTACCCCCACGCCTAATCACGATAAAGAGGCCATGACTCGCAAGATTCTCAACATCACAGATGTG GTTGCTGCATGCAGAGATTCGGGTTATGACTGGTTCGAGCAGCTGCTGCAGAAT CTGCTGAAGACAGAAGAGGATGCTTCCTACAAACCGGCCAGGAAGGCTTGTGTTCAGCTGGTGGACAGTCTGGTGGAGCATATCATCAAATACGAGGAATCTCTCGCTG ACGGTGACAATAAGGGGCTGGCATCGAATCGCCTGGTGGCGTGTATCACCACACTGTATCTTTTCAGCAAAATCCGACCTCAGCTGATGGTGAAACACGCCATGACTATGCAACCCTACCTCACCACGAAGTGTAAT ACTCAAAGTGATTTCATGGTGATCTGCAATGTGGCAAAAATCCTGGAGCTTGTGGTTCCTTTGATGGATCATCCGAGCGAAACCTTCCTCACCACCATCGAAGAAGATCTGATGAAGCTCATCATCAAATACGGCATGACG GTTGTGCAGCACTGCGTCAGTTGTCTCGGCGCTGTTGTCAATAAGGTCACCCATAACTTTAAGTTTGTCTGGGCTTGTTTTAATCGATACtatg GAGCGCTGAACAAGCTGAAGTTACAGCATCAGGAAGATCCAAACAGCAGCGTTCTGGTATCAAATAAACCAGCGCTGTTgcgttcactgtttactgtggGAGCTCTGTGCAGACACTTTGACTTTGACCAAGAAGAGTTTAAAGGCAGTAATAAG GTGGTCATAAAAGACAAAGTGATGGAGCTGCTACTGTATTTCACTAAGAATGAGGACGAGGAGGTGCAGACTAAGGCCATCATAGGTTTAG GGTTCCTGTTCATCCAGCACCCAGAGTTGATGTTTTCACCAGATATTAAAAACCTTTACAACACTCTCATGGCTGACAGGAAGACATCTGTGAACCTGAAGATCCAGGTGCTGAAAAACCTGCAGATGTACCTGCAGGAGGAGGACTCGCGCATGCAAGAGGCCGATAGGGAGT GGAAGAAAATGGCCAAGCAGGAGGACCTGAAGGAGATGGGCGACATCTCGTCTGGCATGAGCAGTTCCATCATGCAACTCTACCTCAAGCAGGTGTTGGAGTGTTTCTTCCACACGCAGTCCAGCGTACGGCACTTCGCCCTAAACGTCATCGCCCTGACTCTCAACCAGGGCCTCGTTCACCCCGTACAG TGTGTTCCATATCTTATCGCCATGGGAACGGATTCCGAACCCACAATGAGGAATAAAGCTGATCTACAGCTCGTGGAGATTGATAAGAAATACAACGGATTCATTCAC ATGAAGGCTGTGGCGGGGTTGAAAATGTCCTATCAGGTACAACAAGCCATCTTGGGTTCTCAGAAGACGGTGGTCAGGGGCTTCCGACAGGATGAGACGAGCGGGGCACTGTGTTCTCATCTCTACACCATGGTGCGAGGCAACAGACAACACCGCAGGGCTTTCCTCATCTCACTGCTTAACCTGTTTGACGACAGTTCG AAGTCAGACGTGAACATGCTTTTGTTTGTTGCGGACAATCTGGCCACCTTCCCTTATCAGAGTCAGGAGGAGCCGCTGTTTATCATGCATCATGTAGACATCACACTGTCTGTGTCCGGCAGCAACCTGATGCAGACTTTTAAAGAG TCTTTGCTGAAAGAGCCAAGACAACgagaaaagaagaagaagaagaagaagaaaaagaagagaggGAAAAGATGCGGCTCtgaggaagatgaagatgaGAGCAGCAGGGCAAGCACTAGTGACAGTGACAGtagtgatgatgatgtcatccgtCGGCCCAAGAAACCCAAGCTGGCTGGGCCGGTGGACTCGGACTTCGATTCGGACCTCGAGGATGTCGACAAAGTGATGCAGCGTCTCCCTGACAACCCAAATCCCCTGCTGGATTTCGCGAGCGCGTCTCAGGGCATCCTGCTTCTTCTGATGCTCAAGCAGCACCTTAAGAACCTCTACGGCTTCTCTGATAG TAAAATTCAGAAGTACTCGCCTACGGAATCTGCGAAAGTGTACGACAAGGCTGTAAACCGGAAGGCCAATGTGCATTTCAACCCACGGCAGACACTGGATTACCTGACCAACAACTTGTCCAATGCAGATCTCACGTACGACGCCAAGAGGAGGATCGTCAGACAGTATTTAGAT TTTAAGGTACTGATGGAGCACTTGGACCCagacgaagaagaagaagagggagAAGCTTCAGCCAGCAGCCACGCAAGAACTAAAGCCATCACTGCTCTGCTAGGAGGATCCAGTCCCAAGAATCACGCTGCTGATTCGTACGACGACGACAGTGATGCGGATGAAAAGACCCCAGGG TCATCACGGCGTTCAAGGAAAGGTGGAGATTCGGCGGAAGCATCAggtcacatgaacaaaaccgtTGAAGCCATGGACGTCATCGCTATCTACTGTCCTAAATATAAGGACCGGCCACAGATAGCGCGCGTCATTCAGAAGACGAGCACAGGCTACAGCGTTCACTGGATGGCCGGCTCCTACTCGGGCACCTGGGCAAAAGCCAAGAAACGCGACGGACGAAAACAGGTGCCTTGGGTGGACACTATAAAGGAGTCCGACATTATCTACAAGAAAATTGCCTTGACAAGCGCGCACAAACTGACCAATAAAATGGTGCATACTTTACGTTCACTGTACGCAGCCAAGGAAGGAACTTCCAGCTAA